In a genomic window of Bacillus sp. E(2018):
- a CDS encoding YbdD/YjiX family protein, with product MTFQAAWNWVKNIFQILLYIGKGISNLPDYQAYVKHLKENHPDRTPPTEKEFFAELLENKYGANAKRC from the coding sequence GTGACGTTTCAAGCTGCTTGGAATTGGGTGAAGAACATCTTTCAGATCCTTTTATATATCGGAAAGGGAATCTCAAATCTGCCTGATTATCAAGCTTATGTGAAGCATCTAAAAGAAAATCATCCTGATCGCACACCGCCAACTGAAAAAGAGTTCTTTGCAGAGTTGCTCGAAAATAAATATGGCGCAAATGCAAAACGCTGTTGA